In one window of Anser cygnoides isolate HZ-2024a breed goose chromosome 3, Taihu_goose_T2T_genome, whole genome shotgun sequence DNA:
- the ABCC10 gene encoding ATP-binding cassette sub-family C member 10 isoform X3 yields the protein MENILTGLCGTGPEDPLPLWVRGSVGHCFNQLTLNAIPHAILAAVSACFLGTPRSGSGVPRRPGWRCRIAASFTLTGLFLADIIPATISQQELGPVYLEVLASGIAALTWLTHGVALLMLCRSIHGSTRGPAALALLTLLPLPSLIITLVWYCQRGTAWSPAHPAVSSRFTILCLQLASLLVYVISYLLPTTERHEFLSINSSWQQDQLISEPGTSLSGQQRVAEDGESWLSCFFYAWMNPLMERGYQWKLNQPQDVYLLPRQLQAARVCDRFYACWQKKAALHQVEEETVSLTSPIIAAGDGSSDVRDSLHRAQEPVRLFSVLHAVFGLRFYLLGLLKLAGSLLSFSGPLLLNLLVNFMESRQEPLSHGVLYALGLFAGSFVGALLRNQFSYEVNKMTLMVRAAVISAIYRKALRVGSTRLSRFTVGEIVNFMSTDASRLVNFCLSFHEVWSLPFQFAITLYLLYQQVGVAFLGGLALALLLVPINKVIANRIMMSNKEMLQHKDARVKLMTEFLRGIRVIKFYAWEKHFSTRINACRAKELQKLRAIKYLDAVCVYLWAALPVVVSIVIFITYVLLGHQLTATKVFTALALVGMLILPLNSFPWVLNGTLEAKVSLDRIQRFLELEDQDLEAYYALGSPSGTASAIEMRGADFSWAPVKEDSTSQPLSTGTLQLHIENLSVRKGMLLGVVGKVGSGKSSLLAAITGELIKQGGQVYVCDLEQGFGLATQEPWIQFATVRENILFGRDYDARLYEEVVEACALSEDLNILPAGDQTEVGENGVTLSGGQKARIALARAVYQEKELYLLDDPLAAVDADVANHLMRKCILGVLQHKTRILCTHRTEFLEKADALLLMDNGRIVKTGTPADILPLVEAIPKFKDVDKRQKDKAPDEQSQEEDIETEAEESSQDNHLLHKEEEKKEGAVAFQVYKAYWLAVGSCLALSILFSLLLMQASRNVSDWWLSHWISSISKTANTSVMVCSASLPSAELLLFSAVGLVSPVQALDTAPVPSNSSADVNFYLMVYGSIAGANSLFTIFRAFLFAYGTIRAAIVIHNRLLQRVIKATVTFFDTTPTGRILNRFSSDLYCVDDTLPFILNIFLANMYGLLGMLVIITYGLPWIGLVLLPLAALYFSIQRYYRRTSRELKRLYSLTLSPIYTHFSETLSGLSSIRAMRAAERFELENQLHLEQNQRCLFASNTAMQWLDIRLQMIGVAVVTAIAGIAIIQHQKDLGNPGLVGLALSYALSVTNLLSGLISSFTTTETMMVSVERTEEYTTDIPVEPQDKVVQVAADWPSRGLVEFQHVVLAYRAGLPNALDGVSFTVYPGEKVGIVGRTGSGKSTLFLALFRMLELKAGRILLDGVDSRLVGLEELRSRLAIIPQDPFLFSGSIRENLDPQGKRTDAELHEVLEQCHLRDAVTQMGGLDSELGERGKSLSVGQRQLVCLARALLTQAKVLCIDEATASVDQRTDQLLQQTIRQRFADKTVLTIAHRSSLHGELRRLQPCQGQVWKDGQKRDGPRDSPWASW from the exons ATGGAGAACATCCTGACAGGCTTGTGTGGCACCGGCCCGGAAGATCCGCTCCCGCTGTGGGTCCGTGGCAGCGTTGGGCATTGCTTTAATCAGCTGACGTTAAATGCGATTCCTCATGCGATCCTTGCAGCGGTCAGTGCCTGCTTCCTTGGCACTCCCAG ATCTGGCTCTGGGGTGCCTCGCCGGCCAGGCTGGAGATGCAGAATTGCTGCTTCTTTTACACTCACTGGCCTGTTCCTCGCTGATATAATCCCAGCCACAATTtctcagcaggagctgggcccTGTCTACCTGGAAGTGCTGGCCAGTGGCATCGCCGCACTGACGTGGCTCACTCACGGCGTCGCTCTGCTCATGCTCTGCAGGTCCATTCATGGCTCTACCAGgggccctgcagccctggctctcCTCACTCTCTTACCCCTACCTTCTCTCATCATCACGCTGGTCTGGTACTGCCAAAGGGGGACAGCTTGGTCCCCTGCCCACCCTGCTGTCTCCTCCAGGTTCACCATTCTCTGTCTGCAGCTGGCATCTCTGCTAGTGTATGTGATTAGCTACCTCTTACCCACCACGGAAAGGCACGAATTCCTCTCCATCAATAGCTCCTGGCAGCAAGACCAGCTCATCTCAGAGCCAGGCACCTCCCTGTCGGGTCAGCAGCGAGTGGCAGAAGATGGGGAGAGCTGGCTCTCATGCTTCTTTTATGCTTGGATGAACCCTCTTATGGAACGTGGCTATCAGTGGAAGCTGAACCAGCCGCAGGATGTCTATCTACTTCCTCGCCAGCTCCAGGCTGCCAGGGTTTGTGATCGGTTCTATGCCTGCTGGCAGAagaaggcagctctgcaccaaGTAGAGGAGGAGACAGTGTCTCTTACTAGCCCAATCATTGCTGCAGGCGACGGGAGTAGCGATGTCCGGGACAGCTTGCACCGTGCCCAGGAGCCTGTGAGACTCTTCTCAGTGCTTCATGCGGTCTTTGGGCTTCGTTTCTACTTGCTGGGACTTCTCAAGCTGGCCGGCAGCCTGCTCAGTTTCTCGGGCCCTCTGCTCCTGAACCTGCTGGTGAACTTCATGGAGTCGCGGCAGGAGCCCCTGAGCCATGGGGTGCTCTATGCGCTGGGGCTCTTTGCTGGCTCCTTCGTGGGTGCTCTCCTGCGCAACCAGTTCAGCTACGAGGTGAACAAGATGACGCTGATGGTCCGGGCTGCCGTCATCTCTGCCATCTACCGCAAGGCCCTGCGTGTTGGCAGCACCAGACTTTCCCGCTTCACCGTGGGTGAAATCGTCAACTTCATGAGCACGGACGCCAGTAGGTTGGTCAACTTCTGCCTCAGCTTCCATGAGGTGTGGAGCCTGCCCTTCCAGTTTGCCATTACTCTTTACCTGCTCTACCAGCAAGTAGGCGTAGCCTTTCTGGGAGGCCTGGCCTTGGCACTGCTGCTTGTGCCCATCAACAAGGTCATAGCCAACCGCATCATGATGAGCAacaaggagatgctgcagcacaAGGACGCACGGGTCAAG CTAATGACCGAGTTCCTAAGAGGCATTCGTGTGATCAAGTTTTATGCGTGGGAGAAGCACTTCAGCACCAGGATAAATGCCTGCCGGGCTAAAGAGCTGCAGAAGTTGCGAGCCATCAAGTACTTGGATGCCGTGTGCGTGTACCTGTGGGCAGCGCTGCCTGTTGTTGTCTCCATTGTCATCTTCATCACCTATGTTCTGTTGGGTCACCAGCTCACTGCCACAAAG GTCTTCACAGCGTTGGCCCTTGTAGGGATGCTCATTCTCCCCCTCAACAGCTTCCCATGGGTGTTGAATGGGACCTTGGAAGCCAAAGTTTCCCTGGATCGAATCCAGCGTTTCCTTGAACTTGAGGACCAGGACCTGGAAGCTTATTACGCCCTAG GTAGCCCTTCAGGTACAGCTTCTGCCATAGAGATGCGAGGTGCAGATTTTTCATGGGCACCAGTCAAAGAAGACAGCACCAGCCAGCCCTTATCCACAGGCACTCTGCAATTGCACATCGAGAACCTCTCAGTGAGAAAG GGGATGCTCTTGGGAGTTGTTGGCAAGGTCGGCTCTGGCAAGAGTTCTTTGCTTGCAGCCATCACTGGAGAGCTCATTAA ACAAGGTGGACAAGTGTACGTTTGTGACCTGGAGCAAGGATTTGGTCTGGCCACACAGGAGCCTTGGATCCAGTTTGCCACTGTCCGCGAGAACATCCTGTTTGGGCGGGACTATGATGCCAGGCTGTatgaggaggtggtggaggccTGTGCCCTCTCTGAGGACCTGAAC ATTTTACCAGCAGGTGACCAGACAGAGGTGGGCGAAAATGGCGTGACACTCAGTGGGGGACAGAAGGCTCGGATAGCCCTTGCCAGAGCTGTTTACCAG GAGAAAGAGCTTTACCTCCTTGATGATCCCCTGGCTGCTGTTGATGCAGATGTCGCCAATCATCTTATGCGGAAATGCATTCTTGGAGTTCTCCAACACAAAACCAGGATCCTTTGCACCCACAGGACTGAGTTTTTGGAGAAGGCTGATGCCTTGTTGTTGATGGACAATGGCAGGATAGTCAAGACAG GCACACCAGCTGATATCCTGCCACTTGTGGAAGCTATCCCCAAATTCAAAGATGTGGACAAGAGGCAGAAGGACAAAG CCCCTGATGAGCAAAGCCAAGAAGAGGACATAGAGACAGAGGCAGAAGAATCATCCCAGGACAATCATCTTCTCcacaaggaggaggagaagaaagaaggggcAGTGGCTTTTCAGGTCTACAAGGCGTATTGGTTGGCAGTGGGCAGCTGCTTGGCATTATCCATCCTCTTCTCACTGCTCCTGATGCAAG CATCCAGAAATGTCTCAGATTGGTGGCTCTCACATTGGATCTCCAGCATATCCAAGACAGCAAATACCTCTGTGATGGTCTGCTCAGCGTCCCTGccatctgcagagctgcttctcttCTCCGCTGTTGGGCTCGT CTCCCCTGTTCAAGCTCTGGACACAGCCCCAGTCCCTTCCAACAGTTCAGCAGATGTGAATTTCTACCTGATGGTTTACGGGAGCATTGCAGGAGCCAACTCCCTCTTCACCATTTTTCGGGCCTTCCTCTTTGCTTATGGCACCATCCGTGCTGCCATTGTCATCCACAACCGACTGCTCCAGAGGGTTATAAAG GCCACGGTCACCTTCTTTGACACCACGCCAACAGGCCGCATCCTGAACCGCTTCTCCTCAGACCTGTACTGCGTGGATGACACCTTGCCATTTATCCTCAACATCTTCCTGGCCAACATGTACGGGCTCCTGGGCATGCTGGTGATAATCACCTATGGCCTGCCTTGGATTGGCCTGGTCTTACTCCCCCTGGCTGCCCTCTACTTCTCTATCCAGCGCTATTATCGGCGCACGTCGCGGGAGCTCAAGCGCCTTTACAGTCTCACCCTGTCTCCCATTTACACTCACTTCTCAGAGACCCTCTCGGGACTGAGCAGCATCAGAGCCATGCGGGCAGCAGAGAG GTTTGAGTTGGAGAATCAGCTGCACCTGGAGCAGAACCAGCGCTGCCTCTTTGCCAGCAACACAGCAATGCAGTGGCTGGACATCCGCCTGCAGATGATCGGGGTCGCTGTGGTTACTGCTATTGCAGGAATTGCCATCATCCAGCACCAGAAGGATCTGGGAAATCCAG GACTTGTGGGCCTGGCGCTCTCGTATGCGCTGTCTGTCACAAACCTTCTCTCAGGCCTCATTTCCAGCTTCACTACGACAGAAACCATGATGGTGAGTGTGGAGCGGACAGAGGAATACACTACAGACATCCCTGTGGAGCCCCAGGATAAAGTGGTCCAG GTAGCTGCTGACTGGCCAAGCAGGGGGCTTGTGGAGTTCCAGCACGTGGTCCTGGCCTACCGAGCAGGCCTGCCCAATGCACTCGACGGAGTGAGCTTCACCGTGTACCCCGGAGAGAAGGTGGGGATTGTGGGTCGCACAGGATCTGGAAAATCCACTCTTTTCTTGGCACTTTTCCGTATGCTGGAGCTGAAAGCAGGCCGGATTCTCCTGGATGGTGTTGACAGCCGGCTGGTGggcttggaggagctgag ATCTAGGCTGGCCATCATCCCCCAGGATCCATTTTTGTTCAGTGGTTCAATCCGGGAGAACCTGGACCCTCAGGGAAAAAGGACGGACGCTGAGCTTCACGAGGTGCTAGAGCAGTGCCATCTGCGGGACGCAGTTACCCAGATGG GTGGATTGGACAGcgagctgggagagagaggaaagagtcTGTCAGTGGGACAGAGGCAGCTGGTGTGTCTGGCAAGAGCCCTCCTGACGCAGGCCAAG GTGTTGTGCATTGATGAGGCCACCGCCAGCGTGGATCAGAGGACggaccagctgctgcagcaaaccATCCGCCAGCGCTTCGCTGACAAAACCGTTCTGACGATTGCTCACAG
- the ABCC10 gene encoding ATP-binding cassette sub-family C member 10 isoform X6 — MENILTGLCGTGPEDPLPLWVRGSVGHCFNQLTLNAIPHAILAAVSACFLGTPRSGSGVPRRPGWRCRIAASFTLTGLFLADIIPATISQQELGPVYLEVLASGIAALTWLTHGVALLMLCRSIHGSTRGPAALALLTLLPLPSLIITLVWYCQRGTAWSPAHPAVSSRFTILCLQLASLLVYVISYLLPTTERHEFLSINSSWQQDQLISEPGTSLSGQQRVAEDGESWLSCFFYAWMNPLMERGYQWKLNQPQDVYLLPRQLQAARVCDRFYACWQKKAALHQVEEETVSLTSPIIAAGDGSSDVRDSLHRAQEPVRLFSVLHAVFGLRFYLLGLLKLAGSLLSFSGPLLLNLLVNFMESRQEPLSHGVLYALGLFAGSFVGALLRNQFSYEVNKMTLMVRAAVISAIYRKALRVGSTRLSRFTVGEIVNFMSTDASRLVNFCLSFHEVWSLPFQFAITLYLLYQQVGVAFLGGLALALLLVPINKVIANRIMMSNKEMLQHKDARVKLMTEFLRGIRVIKFYAWEKHFSTRINACRAKELQKLRAIKYLDAVCVYLWAALPVVVSIVIFITYVLLGHQLTATKVFTALALVGMLILPLNSFPWVLNGTLEAKVSLDRIQRFLELEDQDLEAYYALGSPSGTASAIEMRGADFSWAPVKEDSTSQPLSTGTLQLHIENLSVRKGMLLGVVGKVGSGKSSLLAAITGELIKQGGQVYVCDLEQGFGLATQEPWIQFATVRENILFGRDYDARLYEEVVEACALSEDLNILPAGDQTEVGENGVTLSGGQKARIALARAVYQEKELYLLDDPLAAVDADVANHLMRKCILGVLQHKTRILCTHRTEFLEKADALLLMDNGRIVKTGTPADILPLVEAIPKFKDVDKRQKDKAPDEQSQEEDIETEAEESSQDNHLLHKEEEKKEGAVAFQVYKAYWLAVGSCLALSILFSLLLMQASRNVSDWWLSHWISSISKTANTSVMVCSASLPSAELLLFSAVGLVSPVQALDTAPVPSNSSADVNFYLMVYGSIAGANSLFTIFRAFLFAYGTIRAAIVIHNRLLQRVIKATVTFFDTTPTGRILNRFSSDLYCVDDTLPFILNIFLANMYGLLGMLVIITYGLPWIGLVLLPLAALYFSIQRYYRRTSRELKRLYSLTLSPIYTHFSETLSGLSSIRAMRAAERFELENQLHLEQNQRCLFASNTAMQWLDIRLQMIGVAVVTAIAGIAIIQHQKDLGNPGLVGLALSYALSVTNLLSGLISSFTTTETMMVSVERTEEYTTDIPVEPQDKVVQVAADWPSRGLVEFQHVVLAYRAGLPNALDGVSFTVYPGEKI, encoded by the exons ATGGAGAACATCCTGACAGGCTTGTGTGGCACCGGCCCGGAAGATCCGCTCCCGCTGTGGGTCCGTGGCAGCGTTGGGCATTGCTTTAATCAGCTGACGTTAAATGCGATTCCTCATGCGATCCTTGCAGCGGTCAGTGCCTGCTTCCTTGGCACTCCCAG ATCTGGCTCTGGGGTGCCTCGCCGGCCAGGCTGGAGATGCAGAATTGCTGCTTCTTTTACACTCACTGGCCTGTTCCTCGCTGATATAATCCCAGCCACAATTtctcagcaggagctgggcccTGTCTACCTGGAAGTGCTGGCCAGTGGCATCGCCGCACTGACGTGGCTCACTCACGGCGTCGCTCTGCTCATGCTCTGCAGGTCCATTCATGGCTCTACCAGgggccctgcagccctggctctcCTCACTCTCTTACCCCTACCTTCTCTCATCATCACGCTGGTCTGGTACTGCCAAAGGGGGACAGCTTGGTCCCCTGCCCACCCTGCTGTCTCCTCCAGGTTCACCATTCTCTGTCTGCAGCTGGCATCTCTGCTAGTGTATGTGATTAGCTACCTCTTACCCACCACGGAAAGGCACGAATTCCTCTCCATCAATAGCTCCTGGCAGCAAGACCAGCTCATCTCAGAGCCAGGCACCTCCCTGTCGGGTCAGCAGCGAGTGGCAGAAGATGGGGAGAGCTGGCTCTCATGCTTCTTTTATGCTTGGATGAACCCTCTTATGGAACGTGGCTATCAGTGGAAGCTGAACCAGCCGCAGGATGTCTATCTACTTCCTCGCCAGCTCCAGGCTGCCAGGGTTTGTGATCGGTTCTATGCCTGCTGGCAGAagaaggcagctctgcaccaaGTAGAGGAGGAGACAGTGTCTCTTACTAGCCCAATCATTGCTGCAGGCGACGGGAGTAGCGATGTCCGGGACAGCTTGCACCGTGCCCAGGAGCCTGTGAGACTCTTCTCAGTGCTTCATGCGGTCTTTGGGCTTCGTTTCTACTTGCTGGGACTTCTCAAGCTGGCCGGCAGCCTGCTCAGTTTCTCGGGCCCTCTGCTCCTGAACCTGCTGGTGAACTTCATGGAGTCGCGGCAGGAGCCCCTGAGCCATGGGGTGCTCTATGCGCTGGGGCTCTTTGCTGGCTCCTTCGTGGGTGCTCTCCTGCGCAACCAGTTCAGCTACGAGGTGAACAAGATGACGCTGATGGTCCGGGCTGCCGTCATCTCTGCCATCTACCGCAAGGCCCTGCGTGTTGGCAGCACCAGACTTTCCCGCTTCACCGTGGGTGAAATCGTCAACTTCATGAGCACGGACGCCAGTAGGTTGGTCAACTTCTGCCTCAGCTTCCATGAGGTGTGGAGCCTGCCCTTCCAGTTTGCCATTACTCTTTACCTGCTCTACCAGCAAGTAGGCGTAGCCTTTCTGGGAGGCCTGGCCTTGGCACTGCTGCTTGTGCCCATCAACAAGGTCATAGCCAACCGCATCATGATGAGCAacaaggagatgctgcagcacaAGGACGCACGGGTCAAG CTAATGACCGAGTTCCTAAGAGGCATTCGTGTGATCAAGTTTTATGCGTGGGAGAAGCACTTCAGCACCAGGATAAATGCCTGCCGGGCTAAAGAGCTGCAGAAGTTGCGAGCCATCAAGTACTTGGATGCCGTGTGCGTGTACCTGTGGGCAGCGCTGCCTGTTGTTGTCTCCATTGTCATCTTCATCACCTATGTTCTGTTGGGTCACCAGCTCACTGCCACAAAG GTCTTCACAGCGTTGGCCCTTGTAGGGATGCTCATTCTCCCCCTCAACAGCTTCCCATGGGTGTTGAATGGGACCTTGGAAGCCAAAGTTTCCCTGGATCGAATCCAGCGTTTCCTTGAACTTGAGGACCAGGACCTGGAAGCTTATTACGCCCTAG GTAGCCCTTCAGGTACAGCTTCTGCCATAGAGATGCGAGGTGCAGATTTTTCATGGGCACCAGTCAAAGAAGACAGCACCAGCCAGCCCTTATCCACAGGCACTCTGCAATTGCACATCGAGAACCTCTCAGTGAGAAAG GGGATGCTCTTGGGAGTTGTTGGCAAGGTCGGCTCTGGCAAGAGTTCTTTGCTTGCAGCCATCACTGGAGAGCTCATTAA ACAAGGTGGACAAGTGTACGTTTGTGACCTGGAGCAAGGATTTGGTCTGGCCACACAGGAGCCTTGGATCCAGTTTGCCACTGTCCGCGAGAACATCCTGTTTGGGCGGGACTATGATGCCAGGCTGTatgaggaggtggtggaggccTGTGCCCTCTCTGAGGACCTGAAC ATTTTACCAGCAGGTGACCAGACAGAGGTGGGCGAAAATGGCGTGACACTCAGTGGGGGACAGAAGGCTCGGATAGCCCTTGCCAGAGCTGTTTACCAG GAGAAAGAGCTTTACCTCCTTGATGATCCCCTGGCTGCTGTTGATGCAGATGTCGCCAATCATCTTATGCGGAAATGCATTCTTGGAGTTCTCCAACACAAAACCAGGATCCTTTGCACCCACAGGACTGAGTTTTTGGAGAAGGCTGATGCCTTGTTGTTGATGGACAATGGCAGGATAGTCAAGACAG GCACACCAGCTGATATCCTGCCACTTGTGGAAGCTATCCCCAAATTCAAAGATGTGGACAAGAGGCAGAAGGACAAAG CCCCTGATGAGCAAAGCCAAGAAGAGGACATAGAGACAGAGGCAGAAGAATCATCCCAGGACAATCATCTTCTCcacaaggaggaggagaagaaagaaggggcAGTGGCTTTTCAGGTCTACAAGGCGTATTGGTTGGCAGTGGGCAGCTGCTTGGCATTATCCATCCTCTTCTCACTGCTCCTGATGCAAG CATCCAGAAATGTCTCAGATTGGTGGCTCTCACATTGGATCTCCAGCATATCCAAGACAGCAAATACCTCTGTGATGGTCTGCTCAGCGTCCCTGccatctgcagagctgcttctcttCTCCGCTGTTGGGCTCGT CTCCCCTGTTCAAGCTCTGGACACAGCCCCAGTCCCTTCCAACAGTTCAGCAGATGTGAATTTCTACCTGATGGTTTACGGGAGCATTGCAGGAGCCAACTCCCTCTTCACCATTTTTCGGGCCTTCCTCTTTGCTTATGGCACCATCCGTGCTGCCATTGTCATCCACAACCGACTGCTCCAGAGGGTTATAAAG GCCACGGTCACCTTCTTTGACACCACGCCAACAGGCCGCATCCTGAACCGCTTCTCCTCAGACCTGTACTGCGTGGATGACACCTTGCCATTTATCCTCAACATCTTCCTGGCCAACATGTACGGGCTCCTGGGCATGCTGGTGATAATCACCTATGGCCTGCCTTGGATTGGCCTGGTCTTACTCCCCCTGGCTGCCCTCTACTTCTCTATCCAGCGCTATTATCGGCGCACGTCGCGGGAGCTCAAGCGCCTTTACAGTCTCACCCTGTCTCCCATTTACACTCACTTCTCAGAGACCCTCTCGGGACTGAGCAGCATCAGAGCCATGCGGGCAGCAGAGAG GTTTGAGTTGGAGAATCAGCTGCACCTGGAGCAGAACCAGCGCTGCCTCTTTGCCAGCAACACAGCAATGCAGTGGCTGGACATCCGCCTGCAGATGATCGGGGTCGCTGTGGTTACTGCTATTGCAGGAATTGCCATCATCCAGCACCAGAAGGATCTGGGAAATCCAG GACTTGTGGGCCTGGCGCTCTCGTATGCGCTGTCTGTCACAAACCTTCTCTCAGGCCTCATTTCCAGCTTCACTACGACAGAAACCATGATGGTGAGTGTGGAGCGGACAGAGGAATACACTACAGACATCCCTGTGGAGCCCCAGGATAAAGTGGTCCAG GTAGCTGCTGACTGGCCAAGCAGGGGGCTTGTGGAGTTCCAGCACGTGGTCCTGGCCTACCGAGCAGGCCTGCCCAATGCACTCGACGGAGTGAGCTTCACCGTGTACCCCGGAGAGAAG ATCTAG